A window from Setaria italica strain Yugu1 chromosome VIII, Setaria_italica_v2.0, whole genome shotgun sequence encodes these proteins:
- the LOC101759972 gene encoding receptor kinase-like protein Xa21 — MAGAITLFCFSLLLFCSYALVSTGSSNVTADELTLLAFKSAFASAGSLASWNSSSHYCSWPGVVCSRQHPERVTSLRFGSSHLSGRLSPILGNLSFLKVLDLHDNNLVGQIPQELGRLSRLQVLNLSTNSLQGGIPVPLLVGCSNLTMLHLSDNRLQGRFPTEIGASLKNLVLLNVEKNGFSGEIPPSLANLPLLEVLNLRVNRFSGEVPPALGNLSNLIILGLDYNKLSGAIPSSLGHLSNLSRLTLGFNNFTGLIPNSIWNISSLQAFTVQQNYLSGSLPPNAFNSFPNLQIIGTDHNQFHGSIPASIANASSLWLVQLGANPLSGIIPPEIGGLKHLKLLELSETMLEAKEPNDWKFITALTNCSKFTALYLSTCNLGGVLPDSLSNLSTTMAALYLDTNKISGTIPKDIDNLINLQALGLDNNYFTGTLPSSIGRLQNLQILSVANNKIGGPIPLTLGNLAALNMLNLGSNGFTGSIPSIVGNLTNLLSLNLSSNGFTGHIPREVFNISTLSNGLDLSNNHLEGSIPLEIGNLESIIVFHAEYNKLSGEIPITIGQCQRLQNLYLQSNFIAGGIPSALGQLKGLETLDLSRNNLSGPIPKFLGDLTLLYSLNLSFNNFVGEVPTAGVFANASGVSIKGNGKLCNGITGLHLPPCSIKRPKKKQNLVVVPIVISLVAILVILSSLYILKSWRKRSNTKTPSTILMQGHPLISYSQLVKATNDFSPTNFLGSGSFGSVYKGELDCQDGEGKDLVAVKVLKLQTPGALKSFIAECEALRNMRHRNLVKIVTACASIDARGNDFKAIVYDFMPNQSLDGWLHPEPNDQTEQRYLDLAERVAILLDVAYALDYLHCDGPTPVIHCDLKPSNVLLDADMVAHVGDFGLAKIITEGSTIVQQSASSVGVRGTIGYAAPEYGAGNVVSTNGDVYSYGILVLEMVTGKRPTDSICAQGMSLRQYVEMALHKGTMEVVDMPLSLSLKNEVHDASASYNRKIEALISLLRLGLSCSEEMPTSRMPTGDIIKELVAIKSLIHI; from the exons ATGGCAGGAGCTATAACATTGTTCTGTTTCTCATTATTGCTATTCTGTTCCTATGCTCTGGTATCTACAGGGAGCAGCAATGTGACAGCCGATGAGCTCACGCTACTCGCATTCAAGTCGGCGTTCGCTTCTGCGGGCTCCTTGGCATCATGGAACTCCTCCAGCCACTACTGCAGCTGGCCAGGGGTTGTTTGCAGCCGTCAGCACCCCGAGAGGGTCACCTCACTAAGGTTCGGCTCTTCTCACCTCTCTGGGCGCCTCTCACCAATTCTTGGCAACCTGTCCTTTCTCAAGGTTCTTGATCTGCACGACAACAACCTCGTCGGGCAGATACCTCAGGAGCTTGGTCGTCTCAGCAGGCTTCAGGTGCTTAACCTGAGCACAAACTCTCTCCAAGGTGGCATTCCTGTGCCTCTGCTGGTAGGATGCAGCAACCTCACAATGCTTCACCTAAGCGATAACCGACTCCAAGGTCGGTTCCCCACTGAGATAGGTGCCAGCCTGAAAAATCTTGTGCTTTTGAATGTTGAGAAAAATGGTTTCTCAGGGGAGATCCCTCCATCTTTGGCGAATTTGCCCTTGCTGGAAGTACTGAATTTGAGAGTCAATCGGTTCTCTGGTGAGGTACCCCCTGCGTTGGGCAATCTCTCAAACCTCATCATTCTTGGTCTCGATTACAACAAGCTATCTGGCGCGATACCTTCATCTTTAGGCCACTTGTCCAATTTATCTAGGCTAACTTTAGGCTTTAACAATTTTACTGGCCTGATCCCCAATTCTATTTGGAATATTTCCTCTCTACAAGCATTCACTGTACAACAAAATTATTTAAGTGGAAGTCTTCCTCCAAATGCATTCAATTCTTTTCCCAATCTGCAGATTATAGGAACCGATCACAACCAGTTCCATGGCAGTATCCCTGCATCAATTGCTAACGCTTCCAGTCTATGGTTGGTTCAGCTTGGTGCTAACCCCTTAAGCGGCATCATTCCTCCAGAGATTGGAGGCTTAAAACATTTAAAACTTCTAGAGCTTTCAGAAACTATGCTTGAAGCCAAAGAACCCAACGATTGGAAATTCATAACTGCATTGACCAATTGTTCCAAGTTTACTGCATTGTACTTGAGTACTTGTAACTTAGGAGGAGTGCTTCCTGATTCACTTTCCAATCTGTCCACCACCATGGCAGCTCTTTACCTTGACACGAACAAAATTTCAGGAACCATACCTAAAGATATTGATAACCTCATCAACTTACAAGCTCTTGGTCTCGATAACAACTATTTCACAGGAACTCTTCCCTCCTCCATAGGCAGGCTTCAAAATCTGCAAATCCTCTCTGTTGCAAACAACAAAATTGGCGGGCCAATCCCACTGACATTAGGAAATCTTGCAGCACTGAATATGCTAAATCTCGGATCAAATGGTTTTACTGGTAGCATACCAAGCATTGTTGGAAACCTTACAAACTTATTATCTCTAAACCTATCTAGTAATGGTTTTACAGGCCACATTCCAAGGGAAGTATTCAACATTTCCACTCTCTCTAATGGTTTGGATCTATCCAATAACCACTTGGAGGGCTCAATACCTTTAGAGATTGGAAATTTGGAAAGTATTATAGTATTCCATGCAGAGTATAACAAATTATCAGGTGAAATTCCTATTACCATCGGTCAATGCCAACGCCTCCAGAACCTCTATCTCCAAAGTAATTTCATAGCTGGTGGCATCCCATCAGCCCTGGGTCAGCTCAAAGGTCTTGAAACTCTTGATCTTTCACGCAACAATTTGTCAGGTCCAATACCCAAGTTCTTAGGGGACCTTACATTGCTCTATTCTCTGAACTTGTCATTCAACAACTTTGTTGGAGAAGTGCCAACTGCAGGTGTTTTTGCAAATGCTTCTGGAGTCTCAATCAAAGGCAATGGTAAACTTTGCAATGGAATAACTGGACTACATTTGCCTCCTTGTTCGATAAAGCgaccaaagaaaaaacaaaaccttGTGGTTGTGCCCATTGTTATTTCTCTTGTCGCAATACTGGTCATCCTTTCATCACTCTACATTCTTAAATCATGGCGCAAGAGAAGCAACACAAAAACTCCTTCAACAATACTCATGCAAGGCCACCCATTGATCTCGTACTCTCAGTTGGTGAAAGCAACAAATGACTTTTCTCCTACCAATTTTCTGGGCTCTGGATCATTTGGATCAGTATACAAAGGAGAGTTAGATTGTCAGGATGGGGAAGGTAAAGATCTTGTTGCTGTGAAGGTACTAAAGCTTCAAACTCCTGGGGCGCTCAAGAGTTTCATAGCTGAATGTGAAGCACTCCGAAACATGCGACACCGGAATCTCGTCAAGATAGTTACAGCTTGTGCAAGCATTGATGCCAGAGGAAATGACTTCAAAGCAATTGTGTATGACTTTATGCCTAATCAGAGTTTAGATGGTTGGCTACATCCTGAACCTAATGACCAAACAGAACAAAGGTACTTGGATCTCGCAGAAAGAGTGGCCATACTGCTAGATGTGGCTTACGCATTGGATTATCTTCATTGTGATGGCCCAACACCTGTTATACATTGTGATCTTAAGCCAAGCAATGTGCTCTTGGATGCTGATATGGTAGCCCACGTTGGAGACTTTGGTCTGGCCAAGATTATTACTGAAGGTAGCACTATTGTCCAACAGTCAGCAAGCTCAGTGGGAGTTAGAGGGACAATCGGTTACGCTGCCCCAG AGTATGGTGCTGGAAATGTGGTGTCAACAAATGGAGACGTTTACAGTTATGGAATTCTTGTGTTAGAAATGGTAACTGGGAAGAGGCCCACTGATAGCATCTGTGCACAAGGAATGAGCCTTCGTCAATATGTCGAAATGGCCCTACATAAAGGAACAATGGAAGTGGTTGACATGCCTCTGTCCTTGAGCCTCAAGAATGAAGTTCATGATGCAAGTGCTTCATACAATAGAAAGATTGAGGCCCTGATTTCACTACTTAGGCTTGGACTGTCATGCTCTGAGGAAATGCCGACCAGTAGGATGCCAACTGGAGATATCATCAAGGAGCTGGTTGCCATCAAATCTTTAATCCACATTTAG